In Melospiza melodia melodia isolate bMelMel2 chromosome W, bMelMel2.pri, whole genome shotgun sequence, a single genomic region encodes these proteins:
- the LOC134431541 gene encoding uncharacterized protein LOC134431541: MILTSPQIFTTLIIGLMISIVLPQGSVSIDPWSNAHQCIHPELETGPKGPYFEVYALRNNQPYASKVWDQPSMVAYEGDQIQVGCRELDPIEGKTRRLVLTIQPLMAASEHNLITFSPVKMGKPTVWIQQKGPISCQWSDFRGDPPGSQPRNSVVFREDPLGEIHPENITLDLHPLLFSAGKIVASNGPEEGKAQCEMAFRLEQSMTFTCERELKALEMGFGFPKRAVAYKVALPEDVIPLYPDLDLPQETTPPVVCKVVHNLTFIGPQVIRKSNEQKLLLDPTYSLKKVQMNFHTDITYLQKDCQPFIKQSLKGWNAWLATRSHHRRAQRDLSGWIGTGFGILNTIDQEVLVNKLSTVTSNLGKLKMPLSSSMLTLAETQSLVAKLLTMVANHTEEDFLKFANYTGELSKEIALAIQCPQTQQWVQSVAAGILREGTSGILPQEIRETILKDDHTTQFEKDHQAWWQLVNFTYEPQQEHIEAYVLTISAAEERAIFPILTLGTIHQDVIVRPIDHNVWASYDNTKNRWQSVSTEACIPRGQLDYVCENAVVEAEDLCLDAENSFCYY; this comes from the exons ATGATCCTGACTTCACCGCAGATCTTCACAACCCTGATCATTGGACTAATGATAAGTATAGTTCTTCCCCAAGGCTCTGtctcaatagacccatggtctaatgcacaccagtgtatccacccggagttgGAAACGGGACCGAAGGGGCCCTACTTTGAGgtgtatgccttacgtaacaatcagccatatGCGAGTAAAGTATGGGATCAGCCCTCCATGGTAGCGTACGAGGGAGACCAAATTCAAGtcgggtgtcgagagcttgacccaatagaaggaaaaacaaggcggCTGGTATTAACAATTCAACCCTTGATGGCAGCCTCTGAACACAACTTAATCACCTTTAGTCCAGTGAAAATGGGGAAACCCACTGTCTGGAttcagcaaaagggcccaatttcatgccagtggagtgacttcaggggagatccacccggatcacaaccccgaaaTTCAGTAGTTTTTAGAGAAGATCCGCTTGGGGAAATACATCCTGAAAACATAACCCTTGACTTACACCCTCTTCTCTTTTCTGCGGGAAAGATTGTAGCATCTAAtggtcctgaggaagggaaagcacagtgtgagatggcatttagattggaacagtcgatgacgttcacatgtgaaagggagcTGAAAGCCCTGGAAATGGGTTTTGGCTTCCCTAAGCGTGCTGTCGCATATAAGGTAGCATTACCGGAAGACGTGATTCCATtgtatccagatctagacttgccccaagaaaccactccACCGGTGGTATGTAAagtagtacataacctaacctttatagggcctcaggtgataagaaaatctaacgaacaaaaattattgttagaccccacttattccctgaaaaaggtgcagatgAACTTCCACACCGATATTACGTATTTGCAGAAGGATTGCCAACCGTTTATaaagcaaagccttaagggatggaatgcatggctagcaACAAGGTCTCATCATAGAAGAGCACAAAGAGATTtgagtgggtggattggcactggATTTGGTATATTAAACACGATAGATCAAGAAGTATTAGTGAataaattaagtaccgtcacgtcgaacttaggaaaactaaaaatgcccctcagttcatccatgcttacattagcagaaacacaatcgctagtagCAAAAttgctaaccatggtagcaaaccacacTGAAGAGGATTTTTTGAAGTTCGCTAACTatacaggggaacttagcaagGAAATTGCATTAGCTATCCAGTGCCCTCAGACacaacaatgggtacaatcagtagcggcaggaatactgagagaaggaacgtcaggtatattacctcaggaaataagagaaacaatattaaaggatgatcatactacacaatttgagaaggaCCACCAAGCCTGGTGGCAATTAGTAaatttcacttatgagcctcaacaggaacacatcgAAGCCTATGTCCTTACCATTagtgcagcagaggaaagagctatctttcctatcctcactctagggacaatacatcaagatgttattgtcaggccaatagaccataatgtCTGGGCTAGTTATGATaataccaaaaataggtggcaatcggttagcacagaagcatgtattcctagaggacaattagaCTATGTTTGTGAAAACGCTGTAGTAGAAGCAGAAGATCTATGCTTAGATGCCGAGAACAGT TTCTGTTACTATtaa